From Phaeodactylum tricornutum CCAP 1055/1 chromosome 23, whole genome shotgun sequence, one genomic window encodes:
- the P5CS gene encoding delta l-pyrroline-5-carboxylate synthetase (delta l-pyrroline-5-carboxylate synthetase contains a glutamate 5-kinase region followed by a gamma-glutamyl phosphate reductase region and catalyses the first and second steps in proline biosynthesis.Catalyses ATP + L-glutamate = ADP + L-glutamate 5-phosphate and L-glutamate 5-semialdehyde + phosphate + NADP(+) = L-glutamyl 5-phosphate + NADPH) — protein MMLKMQATDFGNSRNECRSRAALRMARRVVIKAGTSVVANDDGSPSLTRLGAIVEQIAALNQAGVEVIFVSSGAVGMGKNLLRKQARLNMSFKDLHKSDSHHAHLGSGLHASYAAAGQFELMNLYQSLFSPKGVTASQMLLTQADFGDAHHLQNLRYAVDRLLSLGIVPIVNENDAVSVLPGTTQEAEPVFSDNDSLAALCARTFGAEVLLLLTDVDGVYTLPPTHPKAKLIPFYHANTEQVGIGVKSAQGRGGMAAKIDAARNAVAPGSACTACVICAGSDLDVVRAVLSKDWDGAETGKGTLFATPESCSDGARDMALRARREARKLQALPAEVRRNILNAVADALLTRKDEIVQANQLDLANAAQDKVAGPLVKRLGLTDEKLATLVTGIRQLATLPDPLGNVKAKRELADGLELSLTTVPIGVLLIIFESRPDSLPQIASLALASSNGLLLKGGKEAYHSNTALHDVIGDAIEKGSEGLISKDIIGLVTSRGQVNDLLSLDDTIDLVIPRGSNALVSYIQENTKIPVLGHADGVCHVYIDASASAEAACRIAVDAKTDYPSACNAMETLLLHADTVENGVALNVLQALRSAGVKCLGGPKAMKAGLSDVATQKTKHEYGDLTCLVEIVDSIDEAIDWIHENGSGHTEAIVCAPDSPAGEIFLQKVDAACVFCNTSTRFADGYRLGLGAEVGISTGRIHARGPVGVEGLLTTKWQLRSLSGESYLATDFAGADPKRTFTHKNLL, from the exons ATGATGCTCAAGATGCAAGCAACCGACTTTGGCAATTCCCGCAACGAGTGTCGTTCGCGTGCGGCGTTGCGCATGGCGCGACGCGTCGTCATCAAGGCCGGCACTTCGGTGGTGGCGAACGACGACGGGTCACCGTCGCTCACGCGTCTCGGCGCCATTGTGGAGCAGATTGCGGCACTGAATCAAGCCGGCGTCGAAGTCATCTTTGTGAGTTCCGGAGCCGTCGGCATGGGCAAGAATCTCTTGCGCAAACAGGCACGCCTCAACATGAGCTTCAAGGATCTGCACAAGTCCGACAGTCACCACGCGCACTTGGGGAGTGGACTGCACGCC TCCTACGCGGCGGCGGGACAATTCGAACTCATGAATCTCTACCAGAGTCTCTTCTCGCCCAAGGGCGTCACGGCGTCGCAAATGTTGCTCACACAGGCGGATTTCGGGGACGCACATCATCTGCAGAACCTACGCTACGCCGTGGATCGACTCCTCTCGCTCGGTATTGTCCCCATTGtcaacgaaaacgatgccGTATCCGTACTGCCCGGAACCACGCAAGAAGCCGAACCCGTCTTTTCCGACAACGACAGTCTCGCGGCGCTCTGCGCCCGCACCTTCGGAGCCGAAGTACTCCTCCTGCTCACCGATGTGGACGGTGTCTACACGCTCCCGCCCACACACCCCAAGGCCAAACTCATACCCTTTTATCACGCCAACACGGAACAAGTCGGAATCGGCGTCAAGAGTGCCCAAGGTCGCGGCGGGATGGCCGCCAAAATTGATGCCGCCCGGAACGCCGTCGCACCCGGATCGGCCTGTACCGCCTGCGTTATTTGCGCCGGGAGTGACCTCGACGTCGTCCGTGCCGTACTCAGTAAGGACTGGGACGGGGCCGAAACCGGCAAGGGCACTCTCTTTGCCACCCCCG AATCGTGTTCGGATGGGGCCCGCGATATGGCCTTGCGGGCTCGCCGAGAAGCCCGTAAACTCCAGGCACTCCCGGCCGAAGTTCGTCGGAATATACTCAACGCCGTTGCCGACGCCCTGCTGACCCGCAAGGACGAAATCGTACAGGCCAACCAACTTGATTTGGCCAACGCCGCCCAAGACAAAGTGGCGGGACCTCTCGTCAAGAGACTCGGCTTGACGGACGAAAAACTGGCCACGCTTGTGACCGGTATTCGCCAACTCGCCACACTCCCAGATCCCCTCGGCAACGTCAAGGCCAAACGAGAACTGGCCGACGGACTCGAATTGTCCCTCACCACCGTCCCCATTGGCGTACTCCTCATTATCTTTGAATCTCGACCGGATAGCCTACCCCAAATTGCCTCGCTCGCACTAGCCTCCAGCAATGGGCTCTTGCTCAAGGGCGGCAAGGAGGCCTACCATTCCAACACGGCCTTGCACGACGTTATTGGAGATGCCATTGAAAAAGGCAGTGAAGGACTCATTTCCAAAGACATTATTGGTCTCGTCACGTCTCGTGGTCAAGTCAATGATCTACTCTCCCTCGACGACACGATCGATTTGGTCATTCCTCGGGGTTCCAACGCCCTGGTCAGCTACATTCAGGAGAATACCAAGATTCCGGTTTTGGGACACGCCGACGGCGTGTGTCACGTCTATATTGACGCCAGTGCGTCGGCAGAAGCCGCGTGTCGGATTGCCGTCGACGCCAAGACGGACTATCCCTCCGCCTGCAACGCCATGGAAACCTTGCTTTTACACGCCGACACGGTCGAAAACGGCGTCGCCTTGAATGTCTTACAGGCCCTCCGCTCGGCCGGCGTCAAGTGCCTCGGTGGCCCCAAAGCCATGAAGGCTGGATTAAGCGACGTGGCCACCCAAAAGACCAAGCACGAGTACGGCGATTTGACGTGCCTGGTCGAAATTGTCGACAGCATAGACGAGGCTATTGACTGGATCCACGAAAACGGTAGTGGCCACACCGAAGCGATTGTGTGTGCGCCGGACTCGCCCGCCGGAGAAATTTTTCTACAAAAGGTCGACGCCGCTTGCGTCTTTTGCAATACCTCGACCCGTTTCGCCGACGGTTACCGGCTCGGGCTCGGCGCCGAAGTGGGTATTTCCACCGGTCGGATTCATGCGCGGGGACCCGTCGGAGTCGAAGGACTTTTGACGACCAAGTGGCAGTTGCGTAGTCTGTCGGGAGAATCTTACCTGGCGACCGACTTTGCCGGGGCCGACCCGAAACGGACGTTCACCCACAAGAATTTGCTGTAA
- a CDS encoding predicted protein — translation MTNFSYLASAFMLGSPFASGDHTWVPIRSLKGSKEKKAGGARGNEGTPTKAKSGRDVNVVNPAESYQQHYLVGLLNYPNSNIPDILKDVTSGTKDIPGGPYNYVPSVGFSDIEFYYDKEGSAVRGEYLCLSDNGFGSSDNSEDYALNIVHMKIQKPFTYRHGESTFETYTETENLETLLIHDPHAFIKWENGADIQVTYAVPDSTWDEYKRLRVLTGRDFDVEGMAVINHSCAIVGDELMPAIFAIDPSTGIVQSNFVRTPDIHRHGRFNGKFLSTRGDKVHCSREDLEANTCSSVASEVVEASEYRKHDPSGGFEGFSVLADGSIAAFLEKTTGDSTLGDEPGVRVYRVDPGDCTKDHPPRFDEFLGYYPFELNGENIADVSAIPGSSSKVVVIERNGFPSGYFFPSPVMPANKVCVVDLLDTDNDMVMRNKKCVLNYHDISDPWDVDGNGIFKYAQTQVTNEQLIVVDDYCVVAGTDTNFPFTDQFGVEGVVEVPFQQEVTDTRFMVVCFLEPIFHADYPILE, via the exons ATGACAAACTTCTCCTACTTGGCCTCTGCCTTTATGCTTGGCAGTCCCTTCGCTTCTGGGGATCACACTTGGGTACCCATTCGTAGTCTTAAAGGTagcaaagagaaaaaagCAGGTGGAGCTCGCGGGAATGAAGGTACGCCTACGAAAGCCAAAAGCGGTCGAGACGTCAACGTTGTCAATCCAGCCGAAAGCTATCAGCAACATTATCTG GTCGGACTTTTAAATTATCCCAATTCTAATATTCCCGATATTCTCAAGGATGTTACGAGTGGAACCAAGGACATCCCTGGCGGTCCATACAACTACGTTCCAAG TGTTGGCTTTTCCGACATTGAGTTCTATTACGACAAAGAAGGCAGCGCTGTTCGGGGCGAATACTTGTGTCTGTCCGACAATGGTTTCGGATCGTCGGACAATTCGGAAGATTACGCACTCAATATTGTGCATATGAAGATCCAAAAGCCATTTACTTACCGACACGGAGAATCAACGTTCGAAACGTACACCGAGACAGAGAATCTCGAGACGCTGCTGATTCACGATCCTCACGCTTTCATCAAGTGGGAAAACGGCGCCGATATCCAGGTCACCTACGCAGTTCCCGACTCTACTTGGGACGAATACAAGAGACTTCGTGTACTGACTGGTCGCGATTTCGACGTGGAGGGTATGGCGGTGATTAACCACTCCTGCGCTATTGTTGGTGACGAACTCATGCCGGCCATTTTTGCCATAGACCCGAGCACCGGTATTGTCCAATCCAACTTTGTACGTACTCCGGATATCCACcgtcacggtcgtttcaacGGAAAGTTCCTTTCAACGCGTGGCGACAAAGTTCACTGCAGCCGAGAGGATTTGGAGGCCAACACGTGCTCCTCGGTAGCTTCGGAAGTGGTGGAGGCGTCGGAATATCGCAAACACGATCCTTCCGGTGGATTTGAAGGCTTTTCGGTCTTGGCCGACGGCTCCATTGCGGCATTTTTAGAAAAGACTACAGGAGACTCGACTCTGGGGGATGAACCCGGCGTCCGCGTTTACCGCGTAGACCCTGGAGATTGTACCAAGGATCACCCGCCCCGGTTTGATGAATTTCTGGGATACTATCCGTTTGAACTCAACGGAGAAAATATTGCCGACGTTTCGGCCATTCCCGGATCGAGCTCAAAGGTCGTCGTGATTGAGCGGAACGGCTTTCCGTCGGGATACTTCTTTCCTTCTCCGGTCATGCCGGCCAACAAGGTGTGCGTGGTGGACCTGTTGGACACTGACAACGATATGGTGATGCGCAACAAGAAATGTGTGCTCAACTATCACGACATTAGTGACCCGTGGGATGTGGACGGCAACGGCATCTTCAAGTACGCTCAGACGCAGGTGACCAATGAGCAACTCATTGTGGTGGACGACTACTGTGTTGTAGCGGGCACGGACACCAATTTTCCTTTTACCGACCAGTTTGGAGTGGAAGGCGTCGTGGAGGTCCCGTTCCAGCAAGAAGTTACAGACACTCGATTTATGGTGGTGTGCTTTCTCGAGCCAATTTTCCACGCGGACTACCCAATCTTGGAGTAG